In the genome of Hymenobacter cellulosivorans, one region contains:
- a CDS encoding ABC transporter ATP-binding protein, producing MSSISLVETNQLSFSYGARSILHDVSLAVPKGSIYGFLGPNGAGKSTTLRLLLGLLQAPAGTVRLFGHDLARHRVALLTRVGALIENPSLYDHLSGHANLEVTRTLRGLARGRSEEVLALVGLTEAAHRPVREYSLGMRQRLGLGLALLPDPDLLILDEPTNGLDPNGIIDMRELLRRLQREQGKTILLSSHLISEIERVATHVGIIQHGRLVFQGHMAELQNRQRDNQQLLIETDSADTCRNLLPAALGRARVTGAGTLLLPYESREQVAELARQLVAAGQPLYHISCQQPTLEETFLQLTETTPTP from the coding sequence ATGAGCTCTATTTCTCTTGTTGAAACCAACCAGCTTTCCTTTTCCTACGGCGCCCGTTCTATTCTGCACGATGTATCCCTGGCTGTACCCAAGGGGAGTATTTATGGCTTTTTGGGACCCAATGGGGCAGGCAAAAGCACAACGCTCCGGCTGCTGCTGGGCCTGTTGCAGGCCCCGGCGGGCACGGTTCGCCTTTTCGGTCACGACTTGGCCCGGCACCGCGTGGCCCTGCTCACCCGCGTGGGTGCCCTGATTGAAAACCCCTCGCTCTATGACCACCTCAGTGGCCATGCCAATCTGGAGGTAACCCGCACGTTGCGCGGCCTGGCCCGGGGCCGCTCGGAGGAAGTCTTGGCCTTGGTCGGACTCACGGAGGCGGCCCACCGTCCGGTGCGGGAATACTCGCTGGGCATGCGGCAGCGGCTCGGACTGGGCTTAGCCCTGCTGCCCGACCCCGACCTGCTCATCCTCGACGAACCCACCAACGGCCTCGACCCCAACGGCATCATCGACATGCGCGAATTGCTGCGGCGTCTGCAGCGGGAGCAGGGCAAAACCATTCTGCTCTCAAGCCACCTGATCAGCGAAATCGAGCGAGTTGCTACCCACGTGGGTATCATTCAGCACGGGCGACTGGTGTTTCAGGGCCACATGGCGGAATTGCAGAATCGGCAGCGCGACAACCAGCAGCTCCTCATCGAAACCGACAGCGCCGATACCTGCCGCAACCTGCTGCCCGCTGCGCTGGGCAGGGCCCGGGTTACGGGCGCGGGCACGTTGCTGCTGCCCTACGAGTCGCGGGAGCAAGTGGCCGAGCTGGCCCGGCAGCTGGTAGCGGCCGGTCAGCCCCTGTACCATATCAGTTGCCAGCAGCCCACGCTGGAGGAAACCTTTCTGCAACTCACCGAAACCACGCCCACCCCATGA
- a CDS encoding ABC transporter permease, producing the protein MSLPLHSPTPFLLLRRTHTADWLKLRRTLALWLALGGGALPVLLNFLIIYFRGEKLLAAGENPWRHYIHMSWQTASVLLLPLFLILLTSLLVAIENRATAWKHLYALPVSRGAVLGSKLLVLLQLNLLAQVVYVVLLLASGKLLGWLRPELLFGAYPVPLAGVIPLLAHTYLATLGILGIQYVAALWWRSFALPFAFGIGGLVAALTLLRWEHVDWVPYAAPTRVLSLVGKDAQGLLTVQSGIGLAEWSSLAWFAAALLVGYGLLSRWKTAD; encoded by the coding sequence ATGAGCCTGCCCCTGCATTCGCCCACGCCTTTTCTGCTGCTGCGTCGTACCCACACCGCCGACTGGCTTAAGCTGCGCCGTACCCTGGCGTTGTGGCTGGCCCTGGGCGGCGGGGCCTTGCCGGTATTGCTCAACTTTCTGATAATTTATTTCCGCGGCGAAAAGCTGCTGGCGGCCGGAGAGAATCCGTGGCGGCACTACATTCACATGAGCTGGCAAACGGCCTCGGTGCTGTTGCTGCCCCTATTTCTGATTCTGCTAACCAGCCTGCTGGTGGCCATCGAAAACCGCGCTACGGCCTGGAAGCACCTCTACGCCTTACCCGTCAGCCGCGGGGCCGTGCTCGGAAGCAAGCTGCTGGTCTTGCTTCAGCTCAATCTGCTGGCCCAGGTGGTGTATGTGGTTTTGCTGCTGGCTTCCGGCAAACTGCTGGGTTGGCTCCGGCCTGAGCTGCTGTTTGGGGCCTACCCGGTGCCGCTGGCCGGGGTAATACCCTTGCTGGCGCATACGTATCTGGCCACATTGGGCATTCTGGGTATTCAATACGTAGCCGCCCTATGGTGGCGTAGCTTTGCACTACCCTTCGCGTTCGGTATTGGGGGGCTGGTCGCGGCTCTGACGCTGCTACGCTGGGAGCACGTCGACTGGGTGCCCTACGCTGCTCCAACCCGAGTATTGAGCCTGGTGGGCAAAGATGCGCAGGGCCTGCTCACGGTTCAGTCCGGTATAGGCTTGGCCGAATGGAGCAGTCTGGCTTGGTTTGCCGCGGCCTTGCTGGTCGGCTACGGGCTGCTGAGCCGGTGGAAAACGGCCGACTAA
- a CDS encoding VWA domain-containing protein produces MLCLAVGAGYAALLYSAKAPWSKPVNYALAALRFVVVSFLCFLLLSPFIKTTTTTKEQPTIVLAVDNSQSVGLFTPQPVLSQATTGLTQLAAALREKGFQVETRTLGGATARPARPDSLQFKNTSSDLDGLLTGIGESYDGRNLAGVVLVSDGIVNQGRSPVYSEFQFPIYSVAVGDTLPKKDVRLAQLTYNRVAFSGNRFPLEAEIDYSGFSSGEAAVQLRENGRVLETRRVPLTGSRRSQKTTFLLTANAPGKHRYEVVVQPLPGEFTTLNNSKSAYVEVVKGRLKVLLAGAAPHPDLKALRAAIQQNDNFALTTYLPGITPLAAQDYDVAILHQLPARGGVGAEVLAAVKSRRIPTLYIVGAQSDFNAYNTFGTGLSITPRGSQTDEVTPVLNPSFSRFTFEEDALRRFAAYPPAAVPFGDLRVNSGAEVALYQQVGRLKTQKPLLVLGGSPAQRQATLLTDGSWQWRLQEAADHADRPEAYDRLIIRTLQLLTANANKKRLDVYPTQDAFSTADDVTFAAETYNAIFERIYGQQIKLALTDEQNRTRTFSFTNSEDGSPLHLGSLPGGLYRYAASATLGGQPQQDRGELLVQEQQLETLEARADHNLLYQLARRSGSRLYFPGQFAQLTQDIQKANAKPVLYSQEDLKDLINLKWLFFLLLALVTAEWATRKYSGGI; encoded by the coding sequence TTGCTGTGCCTGGCCGTAGGTGCGGGTTATGCGGCTCTTCTGTACTCGGCTAAGGCTCCCTGGAGCAAGCCCGTGAACTACGCCCTGGCCGCCTTGCGCTTCGTCGTGGTAAGCTTTCTGTGCTTTCTGCTGCTCTCGCCTTTCATCAAAACCACGACGACGACCAAGGAACAGCCTACCATTGTGCTGGCCGTGGATAATTCCCAGTCAGTGGGTTTGTTTACGCCCCAGCCAGTGCTCAGCCAGGCTACGACGGGGCTTACCCAGCTGGCGGCCGCGTTACGCGAGAAAGGCTTTCAGGTCGAAACCCGCACGCTTGGCGGCGCCACAGCCCGCCCGGCCCGTCCGGATTCACTACAATTTAAAAATACTTCTTCCGACCTCGACGGGCTACTCACCGGCATCGGGGAAAGCTACGACGGGCGCAATCTGGCCGGGGTAGTACTCGTGTCGGACGGCATTGTAAACCAGGGCCGGAGCCCGGTGTATTCCGAGTTTCAATTCCCGATTTACAGCGTGGCGGTGGGTGATACGCTACCCAAGAAAGACGTGCGCCTGGCCCAGCTGACCTACAACCGCGTGGCCTTTAGTGGCAACCGGTTTCCGCTGGAGGCCGAAATCGACTACAGCGGCTTCAGCAGTGGGGAAGCCGCCGTGCAGTTGCGCGAAAACGGTCGGGTACTCGAAACCCGCCGTGTGCCGCTCACGGGCAGCCGCCGCAGTCAGAAAACGACCTTCCTGCTCACGGCCAACGCTCCCGGCAAGCACCGCTACGAAGTGGTGGTGCAGCCCCTGCCCGGCGAGTTTACGACGCTCAACAACAGCAAAAGCGCCTACGTGGAAGTAGTGAAGGGTCGGCTGAAAGTGCTGCTGGCCGGTGCCGCCCCTCACCCCGATCTGAAAGCCTTGCGAGCGGCCATTCAGCAAAACGACAACTTTGCCCTAACCACCTATCTGCCCGGCATTACCCCCCTAGCGGCCCAGGATTACGACGTGGCTATTCTGCACCAGCTACCGGCCCGGGGCGGGGTGGGCGCCGAGGTGCTGGCCGCGGTGAAAAGCCGCCGGATTCCGACCCTCTACATTGTGGGGGCCCAGTCCGATTTCAACGCTTACAACACGTTTGGTACGGGCCTGAGCATTACGCCCCGCGGCTCCCAGACCGACGAGGTGACGCCCGTGCTCAACCCCAGCTTTTCGCGCTTTACCTTCGAAGAAGATGCCCTGCGGCGCTTCGCGGCCTACCCACCGGCGGCCGTGCCTTTCGGGGATTTGCGGGTAAATAGCGGGGCTGAAGTGGCCTTGTACCAGCAGGTAGGACGCCTTAAAACCCAGAAGCCCCTGCTGGTGCTCGGTGGTAGTCCGGCCCAGCGCCAGGCGACGCTGCTCACGGACGGCAGCTGGCAGTGGCGCCTGCAGGAAGCCGCCGACCACGCCGACCGGCCCGAGGCCTACGACCGGCTCATCATCCGGACGCTGCAGCTGCTCACGGCCAACGCCAACAAGAAGCGTCTCGACGTGTACCCAACTCAGGACGCCTTCAGCACCGCCGATGACGTGACCTTTGCCGCTGAAACCTACAACGCCATTTTCGAACGAATTTACGGCCAGCAGATCAAGCTGGCTCTGACCGACGAGCAGAACCGCACCCGCACGTTTAGTTTCACCAACAGCGAAGACGGCTCTCCCCTGCACCTGGGCAGTTTGCCCGGCGGCCTCTACCGCTACGCAGCCAGCGCCACGCTCGGCGGCCAGCCCCAGCAGGACCGCGGTGAGCTGCTGGTGCAGGAGCAGCAGCTCGAAACCCTGGAGGCCCGCGCCGACCACAACCTGCTCTACCAGCTGGCCCGCCGCAGTGGTTCGCGCCTGTATTTTCCCGGCCAGTTTGCCCAGCTCACTCAGGATATTCAGAAGGCCAACGCCAAGCCCGTGCTCTACAGCCAGGAAGACCTCAAGGACTTGATTAACCTGAAATGGCTGTTTTTCCTGCTGCTGGCCCTGGTTACGGCCGAGTGGGCCACCCGCAAATACTCCGGTGGCATTTAA